The following proteins are co-located in the Solea solea chromosome 21, fSolSol10.1, whole genome shotgun sequence genome:
- the itgb4 gene encoding integrin beta-4 isoform X2: MGRWTLHLSVGLGLLAVLLTSCYAEENYCFAARTKTCSECLQAGEGCAYCPDETFNGPRCDLRVNILAHGCMAGSVITIQSSVKTMKAQMINTALQQSQVSPQMMAMSFLPGEEKMVDVEVFAPTKGPLDLYILMDFSNSMADDLDNLKKMGNQLASVVGTLSDNFTIGFGKFVDKVIEPQTDMRPSKLKTPWPNSDPPFSFQNVIKLTGNVKEFTNKLQKERISGNLDAPEGGFDAILQAAVCGEQIGWRKDSTHLLVFSTESAFHYEADGVNVLAGILKRNDKACHLDIEGKYTEDKNQDYPSIPTLVDILGKHNIIPIFAVTDHSYTYYQKLKEYFPIAEVGQLQEDSSNILQVMSKAFESIRSKMSIRAVDRPKAFEAEFLSTSGVVAEHNTFDFKPGAIGNFRMRLKAQRMIDGTPVCQMGVDEKQGMMKVKPTTFSTALNVDASVLCPTCECEKFASIKSPRCHGNGDLVCGKCRCYDGWLSTFCNCSAGSSALDTSQCLGPDMKEPCSGRGDCLECGTCMCHNPEQFEGPYCQYDRTNCQRFGGFLCNERGSCIMGRCACIEGWEGKACECPKSNETCLDDKGGICNDRGLCECGRCKCHNLDIDTSATCEPNFEAQLGTCEATRECVQCRAWKTGKKTEDECAKCPFKIVMVDELKDRELVRDSCSFRDEDNDCTYYYTAENPKDPKEGILELQVLEKRDCPPASLLWLLPLLLFLLLLLALLLLCCWKYCACCKTCCQSCLALLPCCRRGRMVGFKEDEYLLRQSLLTSDHLDTPMVRTGPPKGTDVVRWKITDNVHRGPNHPQNLIKPNPKESIQYPVSMRLNRLFSENLSRPESRDAEQLRKEVADNLNEVYKQIPGAQKVQKTAFRLQRNAGKRQDYTIMDTVLSAPRSSYPDIVKLTEKNVQSGHFQDLKVVPGYYTVATDREAAGAIEFQENVESVDVHVPLFVKDEDDDKKQLLVEAVDVPLGIAEIGKRLVNITIIKEHATSVFSFLQPAYTYSRQDGVANIPISREIIEDGRTQVTYRSRDLTAKDKKDYITVEGDLTYGPGETQKLVPVRLLELSEKDGLLEDKQVKQFVMDLSNPRQGAKLGRYPRTTVTIADQPDPSVLMFKKATQNFSTSDPNYIIPVVRTRNPDSPATVKWRTRKAQRFDISGPLKFGPGETEKNIVIDPKAYPGPIHPETFQVELFEPSGNASIGERKTTIINVTDGAPKSPEISQLQNKGFVAPKASTPGGLLLAPGNPKARATGPRNIRLNWEPPPGNPLGYKVKYWIYGDPEKEATVLDVKTPQAELTDLYPYCDYEMRVCAYNAMGDGYNTDMIPCQTLEDAPGEPGRLAFNVISPTVTQVSWAEPAETNGNITAYEVIYTPISDDMKPVGAAKKVKIDNPKKRMLLIENLQNGQTYQYKVRAKNNVGWGPFKDATINLASQPTRPLSIPIIPDIPIVDAEAGDEYDSFLMYSNEVLKSPSGSKTPSVSGDGWNYVKLVGSNLDLRKVSWKRPVDVIASRLSTDTETSTDEAPYHSYAQTHQPDFMMNGKWEQNFLFPGGSATRNLSASSSPMSTLSSNYRGAGGSSFTTETTTTYLPGPGGTRMIGGGVQTTDVIMRKRSENRGYTDENIRDSIVMGDLQSKFPDLDARLSPGVPDTPSRLVFSALGPTALKVSWQEPHCEKDISGYCVLYQLLNGGDMKRINITNPAENSVIIQDLLPNHSYLFKVKAQSQEGWGPEREGVITIESAVDPKSPLSPMPGSPFTLSTPSAPGPLVFTALSPDSLQLSWEKPRKPNGDILGYVVTCEQLHGGGDVRSFQVSGDSSETSLTVPNLTENVPYKFKVQARTTQGFGPEREGIITIESQDGGALSQYNNQSMTRREVFHMPTDISTRTNVSHTMLNDPFYSEGMMMTTQHTETSGMVTRQITKEVVQREVLGGTTVTKKMFYES; encoded by the exons ATGGGGAGATGGACGTTACATCTCTCGGTGGGACTTGGGCTTCTGGCCGTCCTGTTGACATCCTGTTACGCCGAAG AGAACTACTGCTTTGCTGCCAGGACTAAGACCTGCTCCGAGTGCCTGCAGGCTGGGGAAGGCTGTGCCTACTGTCCCGATGAG ACCTTTAATGGTCCTCGCTGTGACCTGCGTGTCAATATACTCGCCCATGGCTGCATGGCTGGATCTGTGATCACCATTCAAAGCAGTGTGAAGACCATGAAG GCTCAAATGATCAACACAGCGCTTCAGCAGTCTCAGGTGTCACCACAGATGATGGCCATGAGCTTCCTGCcaggagaggagaagatggTGGACGTGGAAGTGTTTGCTCCAACTAAAGGTCCTCTGGATCTCTATATTCTTATGGACTTCTCCAACTCCATGGCTGACGATTTGGACAACTTGAAGAAGATGGGCAACCAGCTTG CTTCGGTGGTGGGAACGCTGTCTGATAACTTCACCATCGGCTTTGGCAAGTTTGTGGACAAAGTGATTGAGCCGCAGACTGACATGAGACCCTCGAa ACTCAAAACGCCGTGGCCCAACAGCGATCCTCCGTTCTCGTTCCAAAATGTCATCAAGCTGACGGGCAACGTGAAGGAGTTCACCAATAAGCTGCAGAAGGAGAGGATCTCTGGAAACCTGGATGCTCCTGAAGGCGGGTTTGATGCCATATTGCAGGCTGCGGTGTGCGGG GAGCAGATCGGTTGGCGGAAGGACAGCACGCACCTCCTGGTTTTCTCCACTGAGTCAGCCTTCCACTACGAGGCTGACGGCGTCAACGTGCTGGCCGGCATCCTCAAACGCAACGACAAGGCCTGCCATCTGGACATAGAAGGCAAATACACAGAGGATAAAAATCAGGACTACCCTTCCATACCCACACTGGTTGATATTCTGGGCAAACACAACATCATCCCCATCTTTGCTGTCACCGACCACTCTTACACGTACTACCAG AAACTTAAAGAGTATTTCCCCATTGCTGAGGTCGGCCAGCTGCAAGAGGACTCATCCAACATCCTGCAGGTCATGTCGAAAGCCTTCGAG AGTATTCGTTCTAAGATGAGCATCCGTGCAGTGGACAGACCCAAGGCATTTGAGGCTGAGTTCTTGTCCACCAGCGGAGTAGTTGCAGAGCATAATACTTTTGATTTCAAGCCAGGAGCAATA GGCAACTTCAGGATGCGTCTCAAAGCCCAGAGGATGATCGACGGGACGCCCGTGTGTCAGATGGGTGTGGATGAAAAACAAGGGATGATGAAAGTAAAGCCCACGACTTTTAGCACCGCCCTTAACGTGGACGCCTCGGTTTTGTGTCCAACCTGCGAATGTGAGAAG TTTGCATCTATTAAATCACCCAGATGCCATGGCAACGGAGACCTGGTTTGTGGGAAGTGTCGCTGTTACGATGGATG GCTGAGTACATTCTGTAACTGCTCTGCGGGCAGCTCGGCTCTGGACACCAGCCAATGCCTAGGCCCGGACATGAAGGAGCCCTGCTCAGGCCGCGGAGACTGCCTCGAGTGTGGGACGTGCATGTGCCACAACCCGGAGCAGTTTGAAGGGCCCTACTGTCAGTACGACAGGACCAACTGTCAAAGATTTGGAGGCTTCCTCTGCAACG AACGCGGCTCTTGCATTATGGGTCGCTGTGCGTGTATAGAAGGCTGGGAGGGAAAAGCCTGCGAGTGTCCCAAGAGCAATGAGACCTGCCTGGATGACAAGGGG GGTATCTGCAACGACCGAGGTCTGTGTGAATGCGGCCGCTGCAAGTGTCATAACCTTGACATCGACACGAGTGCAACTTGTGAGCCCAACTTTGAG GCCCAGCTGGGCACGTGCGAGGCTACGAGAGAATGCGTGCAGTGTCGAGCCTGGAAGACGGGGAAGAAAACTGAGGATGAGTGCGCTAAGTGCCCCTTCAAAATTGTCATGGTGGACGAACTCAAAGACC ggGAGTTGGTGCGTGACTCGTGCAGTTTCCGCGACGAGGACAACGACTGTACGTACTACTACACTGCTGAAAACCCCAAAGATCCGAAGGAAGGAATCTTGGAGCTTCAGGTGCTGGAAAAGAGAG ATTGTCCCCCTGCCAGCCTCCTGTGGttgctccctctcctcctgttcctgttgttgctgctcgcacttctgctgctctgctgctggaaataCTGCGCGTGCTGTAAAACCTGCTGTCAG AGCTGCCTTGCCCTGCTGCCCTGCTGTCGTAGAG GTCGCATGGTCGGCTTCAAGGAGGATGAGTATTTGCTTCGTCAGTCTCTGCTCACCTCGGACCACCTGGACACACCCATGGTGAGGACCGGCCCACCGAAAGGAACGGATGTGGTTCGCTGGAAGATCACAGATAATGTTCACCGAGGACCAAATCACCCCCAGAATCTGATAAAGCCTAATCCTAAAGAAAGCA TCCAGTACCCAGTCTCCATGCGGCTGAACAGGTTGTTCTCTGAGAACTTGTCTCGCCCGGAATCCAGAGACGCAGAGCAACTCCGCAAGGAAGTGGCTGATAAC CTCAATGAGGTTTACAAACAGATCCCCGGAGCGCAGAAAGTGCAAAAGACAGCTTTCAG ATTGCAGAGAAATGCTGGAAAAAG GCAGGACTACACCATCATGGACACCGTCCTGTCTGCTCCTCGCAGCAGTTATCCTGACATCGTCAAACTCACAGAGAAGAACGTCCAGTCCGGACACTTCCAGGACCTCAAAGTGGTGCCTGGCTACTACACAGTGGCCACAGACAgag AGGCCGCGGGAGCCATTGAGTTCCAGGAAAATGTGGAGTCCGTGGACGTTCACGTGCCGCTCTTCGTCAAAGACGAAGACGACGACAAGAAGCAGCTGCTGGTGGAGGCCGTGGACGTGCCGCTGGGCATCGCCGAGATTGGAAAACGCCTGGtcaacatcaccatcatcaaaGAGCATG CCACCAGTGTGTTCTCGTTCCTCCAGCCGGCGTACACCTACAGCCGCCAGGATGGAGTGGCCAACATTCCCATCAGCAGAGAGATCATCGAGGACGGACGCACACAGGTCACGTACCGCTCACGCGACCTCACAGCCAAGGACAAAAAG GACTATATCACTGTGGAAGGAGACCTGACTTATGGTCCTGGTGAGACCCAGAAGTTAGTTCCTGTTCGGCTGCTGGAGCTGAGTGAGAAAGATGGCCTCCTGGAAGACAAACAGGTCAAGCAGTTCGTCATGGACCTCAGTAATCCACGACAGGGTGCCAAACTGGGACGCTATCCCAGGACGACTGTCACTATTGCAGACCAACCAG ATCCCAGTGTGCTGATGTTCAAAAAGGCCACGCAGAACTTCAGCACCTCTGACCCGAACTACATCATCCCCGTGGTTCGTACTCGAAACCCAGACAGCCCTGCTACGGTGAAATGGCGAACGAGGAAGGCGCAGCGCTTTGACATCTCCGGCCCTCTGAAGTTCGGTCCTGGAGAAACAGAGAAGAACATAGTGATCGACCCCAAAGCCTATCCTGGCCCGATCCATCCCGAGACCTTCCAAGTGGAGCTGTTTGAGCCCAGCGGTAACGCCTCTATTGGAGAGAGGAAGACTACCATCATCAACGTCACAGACGGAG CTCCCAAATCTCCTGAGATTTCCCAGCTTCAGAACAAGGGCTTCGTCGCCCCGAAGGCCAGCACACCTGGTGGTCTCCTGCTCGCTCCAGGGAACCCTAAAGCTAGAGCAACTGGACCCAGAAACATCCGTCTCAACTGGGAGCCACCACCTGGTAACCCCTTAGGATATAAG GTTAAGTACTGGATCTATGGTGACCCAGAGAAAGAGGCTACGGTCTTGGATGTGAAGACGCCTCAAGCCGAGTTGACGGACCTGTATCCGTACTGCGACTACGAGATGCGAGTGTGCGCCTACAATGCAATGGGAGACGGTTACAACACTGACATGATCCCCTGTCAGACCCTGGAGGATG CGCCTGGTGAACCTGGGCGTTTAGCCTTCAACGTCATCAGCCCGACTGTCACTCAGGTCAGCTGGGCCGAGCCGGCCGAGACGAACGGCAACATCACAGCCTACGAAGTCATCTACACGCCCATCAGTGACGATatga AGCCAGTAGGCGCCGCCAAGAAAGTAAAGATTGACAACCCCAAGAAACGAATGCTGTTGATTGAGAACCTGCAGAACGGTCAGACCTACCAGTACAAGGTCCGTGCCAAGAACAACGTGGGCTGGGGCCCCTTCAAAGACGCCACCATCAACCTGGCGTCGCAGCCTACCAGACCGCTGTCCA TTCCCATCATTCCTGACATCCCTATAGTGGATGCAGAGGCGGGAGATGAGTACGACAGCTTCCTGATGTACAGTAATGAGGTGCTGAAATCTCCCAGTGGCTCCAAGACACCCAGCGTCTCTGGTGATG GCTGGAATTATGTCAAGTTGGTGGGGTCCAACCTAGATCTCCGTAAGGTGTCGTGGAAAAGGCCGGTGGACGTCATCGCCAGTCGtctcagcacagacacagagacgagTACAGACGAGGCCCCCTACCACAGCTACGCCCAAACACACCAGCCAG ATTTCATGATGAACGGGAAGTGGGAGCAGAACTTCCTTTTCCCCGGTGGATCGGCGACGCGCAACCTGTCCGCGTCCTCCTCTCCCATGTCCACCCTGAGCTCCAACTACAGAGGAGCCGGCGGCAGCTCCTTCACCACAGAAACGACCACCACCTACTTGCCCGGACCAG GCGGCACTCGCATGATTGGAGGTGGAGTACAAACAACGGACGTGATCATGAGGAAGCGCTCGGAGAACCGGGGTTACACCGACGAAAACATCCGCGACTCCATCGTCATGGGAGATTTGCAGAGCAAGTTCCCAGATCTGG ATGCCCGACTCTCTCCCGGTGTCCCCGACACCCCCAGCAGACTGGTCTTCTCTGCTCTGGGTCCCACTGCACTCAAAGTCAGCTGGCAGGAGCCGCACTGTGAGAAAGACATTTCTGGCTACTGTGTCCTCTATCAGCTGCTCAACGGAG GTGACATGAAGCGCATCAATATAACAAACCCGGCGGAGAACTCTGTGATCATCCAGGACCTGCTGCCCAACCACTCCTATCTATTTAAGGTGAAGGCTCAGAGCCAGGAGGGCTGGggtccagagagagagggagtcatCACCATTGAGTCTGCCGTCGACCCCAAGAGTCCCCTCAGTCCGATGCCAG GTTCACCGTTTACTCTGAGCACACCCAGCGCTCCAGGCCCCCTGGTCTTCACCGCTTTAAGCCCCGACTCGCTGCAGCTCAGCTGGGAGAAGCCGCGCAAACCCAACGGAGACATCCTGGGCTATGTGGTCACCTGCGAGCAGCTGCACGGTGGAG GCGACGTGCGTTCCTTCCAGGTGAGCGGCGACAGCTCCGAGACCAGCCTCACTGTCCCCAACCTGACGGAGAATGTGCCCTACAAGTTCAAAGTTCAGGCTCGCACCACACAGGGCTTCGGCCCAGAGAGGGAGGGCATCATCACCATCGAGTCTCAGGATGGAG GTGCATTGTCTCAGTACAACAACCAGTCCATGACCAGAAGAGAAGTTTTCCACATGCCAACAGACATCAGCACGCGGACCAACGTCTCCCACACCATGCTCAACGACCCTTTCTACTCAG AGGGGATGATGATGACCACGCAGCACACGGAGACCAGCGGCATGGTGACACGCCAAATCACCAAGGAAGTGGTTCAGAGGGAGGTCCTCGGAGGAACCACCGTCACGAAGAAGATGTTTTACGAGTCATAA